In Aspergillus flavus chromosome 3, complete sequence, one genomic interval encodes:
- a CDS encoding putative quinone oxidoreductase, with protein MYLNRFFATHFASLRTTATRITSPSIARLSAIRAHLSPSPISPFSHQARAMSVPSTMKAVIVEKLGGPEVLEFKSDHPVPTPQEGQLLVKNNISGVNYIDTYFRTGLYPSAKPEILGREGAGTVVALGSGPNPYGFKVGDRVAWMTTGGYAEYTAVPAAKTVKIPDEITDEDAIAGFLSGLTVITLAKETYAVQKGDWVLLHAAAGGAGFLMTQVLKSLGAKVIGTAGGPEKVALVKSLGADVVIDYRSEEGKDWVKKVKEVTDGRGVDVVYDSVGKDTWEGSLEAVKRKGTIVWFGNASGPVPPLPLQKLSPKCVKVARPQLFGYIETREEFEFYVNELFGLLKSGQLKVKIHKVYPLEQAAQAHTDLEGRKTTGKLLLKP; from the exons ATGTATCTAAACCGTTTCTTCGCAACCCATTTCGCTTCCCTTCGTACAACTGCCACGAGGATTACTTCACCAAGTATTGCCCGTCTCTCTGCCATCCGCGCTCATCTCAGTCCATCACCCATTTCACCATTTTCCCATCAAGCCCGCGCCATGTCCGTCCCATCGACCATGAAGGCGGTCATTGTCGAGAAACTCGGCGGCCCTGAGGTTCTCGAGTTCAAATCCGACCACCCCGTCCCGACCCCGCAGGAGGGCCAATTGCTCGTCAAGAACAACATCTCCGGTGTAAACTACATCGACACCTACTTCCGGACGGGTCTCTACCCATCTGCCAAACCTGAAATCCTCGGCCGCGAAGGCGCCGGCACCGTTGTCGCACTGGGCTCGGGTCCTAACCCGTACGGTTTCAAGGTCGGCGATCGCGTCGCCTGGATGACCACAGGTGGTTATGCCGAATACACAGCCGTCCCGGCGGCCAAGACCGTCAAGATCCCCGATGAGATCACTGATGAGGATGCCATAGCTGGTTTCCTGAGCGGCTTGACGGTTATCACCCTGGCTAAGGAGACCTACGCTGTGCAGAAGGGCGACTGGGTACTGCTGCATGCGGCAGCTGGTGGTGCTGGGTTCCTCATGACGCAGGTTCTCAAGTCTCTTGGTGCCAAGGTGATTGGAACGGCAGGTGGTCCGGAGAAGGTCGCTCTGGTGAAGAGTCTGGGCGCGGATGTGGTTATCGATTACCGCAGCGAGGAGGGTAAAGATTGGGTCAAGAAAGTCAAGGAGGTGACTGATGGACGGGGTGTCGATGTTGTTTATGACTCCGTTGGAAAGGATACTTGGGAAGGAAGCTTGGAAGCCGTCAAGAGAAAGGGTACTATCGTTTGGTTTGGTAATGCCAGTGGCCCGGTGCCCCCTTTGCCTCTCCA AAAATTGTCTCCTAAGTGTGTCAAGGTTGCTCGGCCACAGCTGTTCGGCTACATTGAGACCCGCGAGGAATTTGAATTCTACGTTAATGAGCTGTTCGGCCTCCTCAAATCTGGACAACTGAAGGTTAAGATTCACAAGGTTTACCCTCTGGAGCAGGCTGCCCAGGCGCATACCGATTTAGAAGGCAGGAAGACTACCGGAAAGCTTCTTCTCAAGCCATGA
- a CDS encoding Argonaute siRNA chaperone complex subunit Arb1-domain-containing protein — protein sequence MASKDIGPGGLLSLPLRLRQDVKDSHQSIVGSGKATLTTSDQASGNELDFAHQAVVEAEAPTVADPMEIAENQANPSHKPLLDDGDATVTDPFENADGASASKPQAAVDNGKPSLSTPVQAADDQPDSTSQPAVSDGDTTLTQPSQAADEQAKLANSVHSSAVDDGETTDMATVDLVAPKKKKKRKTKSKAKHGKGKPTGFEEYYVDVPITPKEYEEEKALYDIRIEAAILRYQNSRRMEPDRREVFMRYLAYGGVDVGPKMFTGVDEQELQKLDSEQALIAKGQASIRHECTKLTVDFNTVVKGYLTSYFPYFFNPETEDMVKLATVTIRNFLSYLLYHEVCPEYKENIDEARRSCDIAAKELWQNQEFATSSPGDFNKACSTLFGGFFYDVNAEENSWNKRKNWNFLMKKDVARKVVKFAIAGSGTNTMALQFQTLANQNALHSALVPDIHGFEVIAVFPPTPEVREFYRHHAPDLNPVGRMVGKAYRDPGKPRYDLSGEERLMWETGAASMPDFQFFLEESLLKLCYPKMKVITPVWELNCGLNFFEDVHTVYSSIYTVLCNDLMLGYKQSVDLTEKEPDDVEEIEEPNGDGAGKKETTL from the exons ATGGCTTCTAAGGATATTGGCCCGGGGGGTCTTCTGAGTCTGCCCCTCCGTCTCCGCCAGGACGTCAAGGACTCTCACCAGTCGATTGTTGGCAGTGGTAAAGCTACATTGACTACCTCTGACCAGGCCTCAGGCAATGAACTCGACTTTGCGCACCAGGCAGTTGTCGAAGCTGAAGCGCCTACTGTGGCTGATCCTATGGAGATAGCTGAAAACCAAGCCAACCCCTCTCACAAACCACTTCTTGACGATGGAGACGCAACTGTAACCGATCCCTTCGAGAATGCAGATGGTGCGAGCGCTTCTAAGCCGCAGGCCGCTGTTGACAATGGAAAACCATCCCTGAGCACCCCTGTCCAGGCTGCTGACGACCAACCCGACTCGACCTCTCAGCCAGCTGTGAGCGATGGTGATACTACCTTGACTCAACCTAGCCAGGCTGCAGATGAGCAAGCTAAGTTAGCCAACTCTGTACATTCGTCTGCTGTTGACGATGGAGAAACGACAGATATGGCTACTGTGGACTTAGTTGCGcctaagaaaaagaagaaaagaaagactaaGTCCAAAGCCAAGCATGGAAAG GGCAAGCCTACCGGTTTTGAGGAGTACTATGTCGATGTACCCATAACTCCAAAGGAgtatgaggaagagaaagctcTCTATGACAT CCGCATCGAGGCCGCCATCCTGCGCTACCAGAACAGTCGTCGCATGGAACCTGACAGACGCGAGGTCTTCATGAGGTATCTGGCATATGGAGGTGTCGATGTCGGTCCTAAGATGTTCACCGGGGTGGATGAACAAGAGCTCCAGAAACTTGATAGTGAGCAAGCTCTTATCGCTAAAGGGCAGGCGAGCATCCGTCATGAGTGTACGAAGCTTACAGTCGACTTCAATACTGTTGTGAAGGGGTACCT GACTTCGTACTTCCCATATTTCTTCAATCCCGAAACCGAAGACATGGTGAAGCTAGCCACTGTCACGATCCGAAATTTCCTCTCCTATCTCCTCTACCATGAGGTGTGCCCCGAATACAAAGAGAACATCGACGAGGCGCGTAGGTCGTGTGACATTGCAGCCAAAGAACTGTGGCAGAACCAGGAGTTCGCGACCTCCAGCCCTGGAGATTTCAACAAGGCCTGCTCCACTCTCTTCGGTGGCTTCTTCTACGATGTGAATGCCGAGGAAAATAGTTGGAATAAGCGAAAGAACTGGAATTTCCTTATGAAGAAGGACGTCGCACGTAAAGTGGTTAAGTTCGCAATAGCTGGCTCAGGAACAAATACCATGGCCCTTCAATTTCAAACGTTGGCAAACCAGAATGCTTTGCATTCGGCGCTTGTGCCGGATATTCACGGCTTCGAGGTGATTGCGGTCTTCCCTCCCACGCCAGAAGTTCGTGAGTTCTACAGACACCACGCACCTGACCTGAACCCTGTTGGACGGATGGTCGGGAAAGCCTACCGTGATCCTGGAAAGCCTCGCTACGATCTAAGTGGGGAGGAAAGATTGATGTGGGAAACTGGGGCGGCGTCGATGCCTGATTTCCAGTTTTTCCTGGAAGAAAGTCTACTCAAGCTCTGTTACCCCAAGATGAAAGTGATCACTCCGGTGTGGGAACTCAACTGTGGCCTGAACTTCTTTGAAGATGTTCATACTGTTTATAGCTCGATCTACACTGTCCTCTGCAACGATCTGATGCTGGGCTATAAGCAGTCGGTCGACTTGACTGAAAAAGAACCGGACGATGttgaggagatcgaggagcCGAATGGTGATGGCgctgggaagaaagagacgacGCTGTGA